The region TATTTAGTATAGGTCAAGAATTTAAATTAACTTTGACAGGGATAAAAGATGATCCACTTATCGGTTGAAGGGTGGCCTTATTAAACCCCTCGTCTTCCGGAATCGGCCAGCCTCCAGCCCCGCCCTTTACATTCTACCGCCCGAACCCTATCTTGGGTTTAGGGCTTTCCCCCCTGTATTCGACTTCTTTCTCAATGGCCCCGAGAATATCGTCGTGACTTACGTCTTTTTCGGACGAAAATCTATACCGCTGCCACACGGCCTTTATGTCTCCCGGAGTGAGGCTGTTTATGCCTATAATACGGTCTTTCTGCTTAGGCATAAGCCTCCCTCGCACTGTCCCGAAATACTTCTGATACAGACTTATCTTGCCTTCTCTGGCTAAGGGCTTGAACTCCACCTTCCACTGAAAGCGCCGCATGGCGGCCTTATCCAGGTTGTAAAGCAGATTGGTGCAGCATATCAGAATGCCCCGGTAATTCTCCATCTGGGTCAAAAGTTCATTTGTCTGGCTCACTTCCCAGGAGCGGTGGGCGCTCTCCCGGTTGATGAAAAAGGAGTCCGCCTCATCCAGAAAGAGCACGGCCTTCTCGCGTTCGGCCTCATCAAAGGCATCGCGTATGTTTTTCTCTGTCTCTCCCACCCACATACTGACGAGTTCAGAGGCCCGCTTTATAATCAGACGCATACCGAGTTCAGCCGCCAGATATTTGACAAACTCGGTCTTTCCCGTGCCGGGCCTGCCCCAGAAAAGGAGATTCAGCGAACCCCTTTCTTCCTGAGCTTTCTCACTATCCCGTCCGGCAAAGGCACGCGCGGCCTGTAACAGCAGATTGATCTCCACATCCACATTAAGAGCGCTTATGTCGTAACGATCCGTCAGTGGATTAAGCGGCCGCTTGAATCCCTGACCTATGAGTTCCTCATGCCTGGTGAGCAACTCTTCCAGCATCCCCCGGACGGCCTTTTCATTTGCGTTTTTCGGCGGCAGGATGGATTTTGCGGCATCCAGGGCAGAGGCGATACCGGCGGCATTGACCTCGTACTTTGCCGCCAGTTTGCGGATAACATCTCCGGTGAGAAACCGCCTTAAGGGATGCTTTGCTGTGAGATTGATCCAGACATTCTCCCTCTCACGGCCGGTAAACTTTTTAAAGTGGAGGCTATACGAGAAACGTCTTAGAAGGGACGTCTCCATAAAACGCCTCTCGTTCGTAATCCAGATAACCCTTGCCCTGACGTGATCAAAGAAATCATTCAGCCAGCCCTTTTCCACGGTATCACGGGTCGTTAGGAACATATACCGGGTATTGAGGAGTGTATCCGCCTCATCCACGATCAGCACGCCCCGGTCCGGCAGCACTGTCGCCGTAGCCGCATGCAGGGCCAGCCGTCTGTCAGAAACATCGCCGTCTTCTCCATACTGGACAAAAAAGGCCTGTTTTCTGCAGCCAGCAACCACTGCCCTGGCAAATTCCGTTTTTCCGGTTCCTGCCTCTCCATAAAGCAGGATATGGCACGGCTTGGTAGAAGAGAGAAGCGAACGTATGATATTTATCCTGGGTTCGGATATATTAAAGCTCCCGATAGGATACGTGGTCCCCGTATCCTTCCGGCAGTATTTTTCGGCCAGAGGCACGTCCGTCATGCCGGACAGATATTCGACAATCTCATTAGATAATGAATAGTACGGGGCATGTTTTACGCTGGTATCCTCAATCACCCCGGCCTGGATGAGTCTGCCTTTCCTTCCCAGCGCCTTAGTCACCCTCGTGAGCGGGATGCCTGTGACGGCAGAGATAAACTTAAGGTACTCAGGCAGTTTGTAGCCATCGCAAAGATTGTCAAAGGCCTCATACTGTGTATAGCAATAAAGAAGAAAAAGTATCTCGGTCTCATCTTCGTTGAGTTGGAACAGGCTCTTGAGATTCGAGACCTCCCTTGCAAAGAGATCGCCGGCAAGGTCCCCGGCGGTTCCATGTTCGTCGTCCCACAACCGGCCAAGAAATTTCTCCAAATTCCCTTCCTTGATTTTTATCTTATGGCTATCTACGTCCCTGATAATATAGGGTGCCAGGCTGCCCGCCTCGGACAAATCTTCGATACGTTCCTCGTACAAATCTGAGTGGCCTCTTGTGCACTTTTCTATATACAGGTATTCCACGAGACTGCGCCTTGCCTCTATGCTGAGCAGAGAGAGCACAAACTCCAGGAATCTCGCTGTAAGGTTATGCCTCCCCAGCAACCTGCCGGCGTATCCAATCAACTTGGCCCGGACGGGGAACCCCGATTCTATCCCGTTTTCTATTTTGATCATTGCGTCTTCTCCTGACGCCCTTCTTCTCCTGCGTCGCATAAAACGCACCTCCCCAAGTTTATTTTTTGGGCTAATATAACCGATGAGGTAGGACAGATAGTGTCTTATCAAAAAATTTTTGGGGAGGAGTGCAATCAATGACCAAATTTAAACCTCAGCACCAGAGATTACTCTTTATTGACGCGGAGGTCCGCAAAGGGGCGTATCCGAATTGCAGCACCCTGGCGGAGAGATGGGAGACGAGCACCAAGACCATTCAGAGGGACATAGACTATCTCAAATGGCAGATGGAAGCGCCTATAGCCTACGAACCGGCCAGGCGCGGTTATTACTACACGGAGAAGACTTACCGGCTGCCCGCCATAGACATAAATGAGAGCGACCTCTTTGCCATATACATCGCGGAAAAGGCGCTCAAGCAATACGAAAATACCCCGATATACCGGAAGCTCGTCTCGGTATTCGAGAAGATAGAAAATCTGCTGCCGGGAAAGGTCTCTATCCGTCCCGCCTGGGTTGACAACCGGTTCTCGGTCTTCTGCGACCAGATGACGAGGATCGATCCGGCCATCTGGGACACCGTGTTTACCGCACTCCGGGAACAAAGGGGCCTTAAGATACATCACCGCGCTCCGGGGTATGAGAAACCCCTGCCGCGGGAAATCGATCCTTATCATGTGGTAAGCTATCAGGGCGAATGGTATGTGGTTGGCTTCTGCCATTACAAGGAGGAGGTGCGCACCTTCGGTATGTCGCGTATCAAAAAGGCGGACATACTTGAGCGGCAGTTTGAAATCCCTACGGGCTTTGATTTTGAAAAACTCGCCGGAAGCCACTTCGGCATAATCTGGGGAGATACAGAGTATAAGGTCAGGATTTGGTTCTCGGCCGACCATGCGCCTTACGTCAAGGAAAGGGACTGGCATCCCACGCAGACCATCAGGGAAAATAAAGACGGCAGCATTGTCCTCTCTTTTAAAACCAACCACCTCTTTGAGGTGAAACGCTGGGCGCTCTCCTGGGGCGCCGGGGCCAGGGTGCTGGGGCCGAAGGAGTTGGTAGAGGAGATGAAGGGGGAGATTGGGTCTGCTGCGAGATATTACAAGTAAGCGCAGGACCTTTTTTGTGGGGGTCTCGGTAGAGACGTTTAGGGCACTGTATGCAGGAAAAATCCCGGCCTTAGTTATTGAGGCACGTCCTTCATGTCCTCCAGGATTTCCTGAATCACTTTTCTCTTTCCCGGTGATAGGGCCTTGTCCTGCAGGGCCTGTTTCAGGTGGGTTACAGCGCTCTGGTGTTCGCCTGTCAATTTATAGTACATCCCCAGATTATACTGGGCCAGGCCGTTTTCCTTTCGCCCTCCATAGATGAGGCCGAGATGATAATAAGACTCCGCATAATCCGGGAAGTCCTGCCCGATCCTTTCCAGGCTGCGCACGGCCTCTTCGACCTGCCCCAGCTCTTTATATGTCCTGGCCAGATATAGCCGGAATCGGGCCACGGCCGGATCATCTTCCACGGACTGTTTAAGGAGGACCAGTGCCTCCGATAGCCTGCCCTCAGCAAAGGCGTTGATGCCTCTTTCGCCTTGCAGGACGGATCCGGAGACTCCCAGAGAAGCGGCCCGGTCGAGGTAGCGGTTGGCCTGTCCGTATTGCTTTTCAGCCTGGTAAGTAAGGGCTATGCCGTAGTAGCAATAGGAATCTTCAGGATTTTTCTTGAGTTCAGCCTCCCATTTTTCCCGAAGTTGGGCCGGGCTTTTCATAGCCAGGGAGAGGTACACCTGACAGCGGCGGAGTTCTGCCGTATCTTCTTTTACCATAGGAGTCGGTCGGGCCAGGATAAGGTCTTCCAGATAGCCGATGCGTTCTTCCAGGGCCGGATGGGTAGTCATATACGATGGAATAGCGGGGGAACCCAGAAAGCGATAACGCCGGATCTTTTTAAAGGTGCTTATCATACCCCGCACGTCGTAACCCGCACTCTGAACCCACTTGAAGCCCATGCGGTCCGCCTCTTCCTCATCTTCGCGGCTGTATTTCAGGGAAAGGGCGCTCGTCGTAGCCAATGCCCCGCTGGCCACGGCCTCTGCCGCCTTGCCGCCCCCCCCTAAAAAGACACCGGCCAGGACTCCGACCATGGTGATAATGCTTAATTTCTGCGTGCGCTCTATCCGGCGGGCGATGTGCCGGGCCACTACGTGAGCGATTTCATGGGCCAGAATACCGGCCAACTCACTCTCGTCATCCATGGCCTCCAGCATGCCGCTGTGGACAAAGACCAGGCCCGAAGGCGCGGCAAAGGCATTTAATGCCTCATCGCGAATGACATAAAACTTATAATCAAAGAACTGCGGCCCGGCCTGCGCCAATATCTTTCGCCCCACTCTTTCTACGTAAGATACCACGTCCGGGTCGGAGATTAATGGCAGCTGCGATTCTACCATCAGCAGAAATTTTTTTCCCAGGGCCCTCTCTTCGTCAGGAGAGAAACCGGCTGCATTAAAAACCCCGGCATTGGCTGCGGCCGGCCACATAAGCGATTCCAGGATTAATGCTAAGACTGTGAGTATGGTAATAATGCGCAAAATGCGGCTCTTCTTTAAGGGTCTTCGCGTAATCGAGTGGGTAATTTTTTACTCTTCTCTATTCCCCTCTTTGGAAAAGAGGGGTTAGGGGAGATTTTATAAATCATAACTGTTTTAGGCTGTTATTATACGAAAGCATAGTTACTATCAAGCGTTTTCAAATCCCCCCTCGTCCCCCCTTTACTAAAGGGGGGGATAATAAGGAGCATGCCTTATTTTAAGAGGAATTTACCCACACTCTTTCACGATGAGCCTTCTTTTAGACAAGACCTTCAGCTATCAGCGGTCAGTGATCAGCCTTCCAGTTACGGGTTTCGGGTCAAAAACTCGCAACCCGAACCCCTCGTTCTTATTCACCACTCATCGCTTCTTGTAATGTTTCTTGATCGCCAAACACCGGCTATCCGGAGGCGAACAATGGCGTCCCGGTCATTTCCTCAGGAACAGGCAGCCCCTGAATGCTGAGAATAGTCGGTGCAATATCGGCCAGGATACCCCGGCGAAGGTTTTGCCCTGTCTTCTGCCCGTCGATAAGTATGAACGGCACCAGATTGGCGGTGTGGGCGGTATGCGGGCTTCCGTTTCCAGGATCGATCATCTCTTCGGCATTGCCATGATCCGCCGTGATAATCACCGCCCCGCCGCTTTCCTCCAAAAATGTGTTGACTACTTTTCCGAGGCAGAGATCAACCGCTTCACAGGCCCGGATGGCGGCCTTCAGTATGCCGGTATGTCCTACCATGTCCGGGTTGGCATAATTGAGTACAATTAAATCGTATTCTCCGGTCTTGATGCGCCTTATGACCTCTTCTGTTACCTGATGGGCGCTCATCTCCGGTTTAAAATCGTATGTAGGCACCTCTTTGGGAGAGGGAACAAGGCACCGGTCTTCGTTCTTAAACGGAGTCTCTTCCCCGCCGTTAAAAAAGTAGGTGACATGGGCATATTTTTCCGTCTCGGCTATGCGAAGCTGTCTAAGGCCATGCCGGCTTATTTCTTCGCCGAGAATGTGGAACAGGTGTTGTGGCGGGAAGGCCACGGGAAGATGAAAATGGGCATCGTATTCGGTCATGGTCACATAGCCGGCCAGTTTGGGCCTGGCTTGCACATCAAAGGCCGAAAATCCCTCCTGGGTGAAGGCGCGGGTGATTTCCCTGGCCCGGTCGGCCCGAAAGTTGAAGAATATCACCCCGTCTCCCTCGCTGATGCGCGGGAGGGGATTCCCAGCATCGGCTATCACAATAGGGAGGATAAACTCATCTGTCTCGCCCCGCTCATACGCCTCCGATACCGCCTGTACGGGATCATAGGACATGGCGCCTTCGCCCCTGACCAGGGCCCGATAGGCCTTCTCCACGCGCTCCCAGCGATTGTCCCGGTCCATGGCATAGTACCGGCCGCAGATAGTGGCTATCTTACCTACTCCTGTGCGGGAAAGAAAGTCTGTTACCCGGCCTATGTAGTCCTTACCGCTTTGGGGCGGGGTATCGCGGCCGTCCATGAAGGCATGTATATAAACGTCCTTCAGCCCGTGTCTTTTGGCCATTTCTATCAGGGCAAAAAGATGCGGCAGATCGCTGTGCACCCCCCCGTCAGAGACCAGGCCCAACAGATGCAAGGCCCCGGCATTTTTGCCCACTTTATCCATAAGGGTAATAAAAGTCTCAACCTTAAAGAAATCACCGGACCTTATGGCCCGGTTGATGCGTGTCAGCTCTTGATAAACGATGCGGCCTGCGCCGATATTCAGGTGTCCTACCTCCGAGTTTCCCATCTGGCCTTCCGGCAATCCCACGGCCTCGCCGGAAGCCTCAAGGAATGTAAGGGGGTGCCTCCTTGACCAGTCATCCATGTTTGGCGTCCTGGCCAGATAGATGGCGTTGCCTTCTGTATGTTTGCTGTAGCCCCACCCGTCCAGGATTATCAGCAAGACCGGCCGCGGCCTCATTTTGACTCCTTTAGTCCTACGATTTTGGCCTCACTCCAGAGGCTTTCCAGGTCATAAAACTCCCTGATGGGGGCATAAAACACATGTATGACCACGTCATTATAGTCCATGAGCACCCACTGGCCCGTGCCCAGGCCTTCAATGCCCTTGGGATAAATCTTCTGAGGACGGAGAGATTCTTCAATGGCCTGCACAATGCCCTGGACATGACGCGTGGAATGGCCGCTGCAGATTATAAAATAATCGGAAAAAGAGGATACGGCGCGGACGTCCAGAATCTGTAAATCCTCCGCCTTCTTGTCCAGGGCCGCCCGGGCACAGATCAGGGCCTTTTCTTTTGAGGCCATAGGGAGTTTTTTTTGCTTCTTACTTAGCATAAAGCCTTTCCTGATAAATGTATTTTTCTACTGCCGGGGGCGCCAGGAAACGAATGGAGTGTCCTTCTGCAACTGCCCGGCGGACAGCCGTAGATGAGATGCCAAAGAGTGTTGTTTTCCTATAAAAGACAGAATATTGTCCGGTGAGGAGATATTCTTTCCTGTTATCATCATAAGTATAACCGGGGAAATACTGATCCAGAACCGCTTCTAGTTCTGCCTTGCTGTAACCCGGCCTGTCCACCACTACAAAATTAGCATAGGATGGGAGTTGCCTGTATTCCTTCCACGTGGGCAGTTCAACAAAGGCGTCCAGGCCGATGATAAAGTAAAATCCTGTACCTGGCTCAAATGCGGCATGAAGACGGCGTAAGGTCTCTATCGAATAGGAATGACCCGGTATCTCCTTTTCGATATCCGAGACCAAAAAATGATCAACACCATCTATGGCCAATTGAACCATCTTGATCCGGTGGGCAAACGAGGTTATCCTCCCGGCGGTCTTATGCGGAGGCGTGGCAGTAGGAAGAAAAAAAACCCTCTCTAAGTCCAGAGATTCATAGACCTCTTCTGCCACCCGCAGGTGGCCATAATGAATGGGGTCAAAGGCCCCTCCGAATATCCCGATCCGCATCTAAGTCCGAACCTGGCCATCTCCAAAGACAATGAATTTTGTGCCGGTCAACTCTTCCAGGCCCATCGGCCCAAAGGCATGCAGTTTAGAGGTGCTGATGCCTATTTCCGCCCCGAGCCCCAGCTGTCCGCCGTCGTTAAAGCGGGTCGAGGCATTGACCAGGACTACGGATGAATCTACATCGTTTAAAAACTTCCTGGCCCGGCCATAGTCCGAGGTTATTATGGCCTCGGTATGATTGGAGCCGTAACGGGCGATGTGCCGTATGGCCTCATCCATGTCCTTTACTACCCGGACGGCCAGTATCAAATCCAGATACTCGGCCGGCCAATCCTCTTCCGTAGCAGGGACGGCCTGGGGCAATATCTTGCGGGTCTTTGGACAGCCGCGCAGCTCAACCCCGGCCTTAGCAAAGTCCCCGGCCATGGCCGGGAGAAAGTCCCGGGTTATTTTTTCATGGACCAGCATGGTCTCCATGGCGTTACAAACCCCGGGCCTCTGCACCTTGGCATTGTAGCATACTCGTCTGGCTATTTCGATGTCCGCACTCTCATCCACGAATATGTGACAGACGCCCTTGTAGTGTTTAAGCACCGGGATGCGGGAATTTTCAGCCACAAACCGAATAAGACTTTCACCGCCGCGTGGAATTATCAGATCAATATGTTCTTCCAGCAGCAGCATCTCTTTTACGGCCTCCCGGTCGGTGACCGGTATTACCTGAATAGCCTCCCCGGGGACTTTAAAATTCCCCAGCGACTTCTGTGACACCCCGGCCAGGACCAGATTGGAATGAATAGCCTCCGAACCACCCCGCAGCAGGATGGCATTTCCTGCCTTCAGGCAAAGCGCCGCCGCATCTACAGTAACGTTCGGTCTGGATTCATAGATCATACCTATCACGCCCAGGGGTATGCGCATCCGTCCCACCTGAAGCCCGTTGGGGCGCCTCCACATCCTGAGCACCTCCCCGACCGGGTCCGGCAAGGCGGCCACTTCCGCCAAGCCGTCGGCCATGGCCTTTATGACCTTGTTTGTTAAGTTCAGACGGTCGACAAAGGCGGCGGAAAGCCCTTTTTTCTTTGCCGCCCGGAGGTCCTTTTCGTTGGCTTTTTGTATCTCTTTGGTTTGTTTTACCAACTCCTCAGCCATAGAGAGAAGGATATTATTTTTGGTATCTGTGGGCAGCTTGGCCACCACCCGGCCGGCATCTCTGGCCGCTTTGGCCATATCCAGCATCAGTTTTTTGATATCCAACGCAGCCTCTCCTTTTTATATAGCTTTCAGCTATCAGCCATCATCTGTCAGAAAAAATCTAAAATAAACGTATCAGTTTAGCCTTTTGAAAAACCGGCTAAACTTCAATTCAAAATGCAAGATTCAAAGTGCAAAATTCAAAATGTTGATGGTTTTTGTCCGAAATTTTACATTTTCCATTTTGCAATGAGATTTAGCGCATTTTTAAAAGCGCTAACTTGTTACAAATAAACAACACATTAAGCTGAGTGCTGACAGCTGATCTATATCAGCTCTGCGGCAAAATAACCAGGTTATCCCGGTGTATAACCTCATCGTAGTCCTTGTGCCCTAAGATAGCGGCAATCTCCTGGGTCTTATGCCCTTTAATCTTCTCAATCTCCGCAGAGGCATAATTTACCAGGCCGGCCGCAAAGGCCGTTCCGGTTTGATCCACACAGTGGATCGGGGCCCCCACGTCAAAATTACCCTTAATCTCTGTAATTCCCGAGGGCAGCAGACTTTTACCGTTTACCGTGATAGCCTTTTTGGCCCCGTCATCGACTACTAGAATCCCCTTGGGGTTAAGGGTAAAGGCTATCCAGTACTTGCGGCTGGTCATCCTCTGCCCGTGCGGTTGGAAGAGGGTGCCATAGTCCTCACCGGCGAAGATCTTTTCCAGGATGTAGGGGACCTTGCCATTGGCGATAATAGTTGGAATACCCTGGGACGATACCATCTTTGCAGCCTTAACTTTGCTGAGCATTCCCCCGCGTCCCATAGACCCGGGGATACCGCTGGCCATTTTTTCAATCTGGCCGGTAATATTTTCTACCAGAGACAACCTTCGAGCGCCGGGATTAACGCGTGGGTCTGAGTCATACAGGGCGTCTATGTCTGTAAGACAGATCAAAAGGTCTGCCTCTACTAAACTGGCGATCAGGGCAGCCAGCATATCGTTATCGCCAAATTTTATCTCCTCCACAGCCACCGTGTCATTCTCATTTATAATAGGAATTATACCCCAGTTTAGCAAAGTAAATATAGTATTTCTGGCGTTCAGGTATCTTCTCCGGCTGGATAAATCCTCTCGTGTCAACAGTATCTGCGCCACCTTTTCTCCATAGCGATCAAAGGCCTCTTCATAGGCCAGGATCAGACTACTCTGGCCGACTGCCGCTACGGCCTGCTTCTCAGGTATTGATCGGGGCGGCAGGAGAAGGCCAATTTTTTTCAGGCCGGAGGCGATAGCCCCGGAAGAGACCAGGACAATGTCGAATTGTTCCCGTTTAAAGCGGGAAAGTTCGGCGCTCAGATTTTCGATGATCTCCCGGTTCAATCCCTCTTCAGCGGTGAGGACGGCGCTGCCGACCTTAACTACTATGCGCCGGGCCTCCCTTAGAACAGCAAGCCTGATCTGGCGAATATCCGTATCAATCTTTTCTTTCATATTCGTCTTGCTGTAGTCTTCTCGCCAGCGCCTCTTTCAATTCTTCTACTCCCTTACCAATTGCAGCAGAGATAAAATAAACAGGGCATCCCTTCTCCAGAAAGGCCGCCTTGACGGCCTTAAGTTTATCATCTTCCATTATAAGGTCAATCTTATTTAAGGTTACCACCTGTGTTTTTTCGGCCAGGGCGGGCCCATATGCGCTTAACTCGGTGTTTATCTTCTGCCAGTTTTTAATGGTCTCCTCCGGACCAAGAGAGGCATCGATAACATGCACCAACAGCTTGGTGCGTTCTATGTGGCGCAGGAAGCGCATACCAAGCCCCAGCCCGGCATGGGCTCCCTCGATTAACCCAGGGATGTCGGCGACCACAAACGGATGATAGTCTTCAGATTCGACCACACCCAAATTCGGTATCAGGGTAGTAAATGGATAATCCGCTATCTTGGGTTTAGCTGAGGTTAGTTTTGATAGAAGTGTGGATTTACCGGCGTTCGGCGCACCAATAAGCCCTACATCGGCTAAGAGTTTCAGGTCGAGGAGAATCTGCTTTTCTTCACCCGGTTGGCCGGGTTGTGCATATCTGGGAGCTTGTCGGGTCGACGAGGCAAACCGGGCATTTCCTAACCCCCCGATACCGCCACGGGCAACAACAAACCGTTCGCCGTCTGTTGTCAGGTCTGCTAGAATCTCTCGCGTTTGCAGTTCTTTGAGGATTGTCCCCACGGGGACATAAACCAGGCAATCCGCACCGTTTTTGCCGTGCTTATCACTGCCCTTGCCATGTTCCCCTTTTTTTGCCTTGAAATGTTGGTGGAATTTAAAATCGAGAAGGCTGTGCAGCCTGTTTGTGGCTATAAAGATGACGTCGCCGCCCTTGCCGCCGTCACCGCCGTTTGGACCGCCTCTAGGGATGTACTTCTCACGCCGAAAACTTACGCAACCGCGGCCTCCATCCCCTGCTTTGATGAAGATTTTAGCCTCATCGACAAATTTCATTTAGTGGGTGGTTTCTGGCAATGGATAGACGCTGACCTTTCTTTTAGTCTTGCCCAACCGTTCAAAGGTCACCAGACCATCGATCAGGGCAAAAAGTGTATAGTCCTTGCCTGTGCCTACATTTTGTCCCGGATGGATCCTGGTGCCCAACTGGCGGACAATAATGTTGCCTGCCTTCACGACCTGGCCGGCAAACCTTTTTACGCCACGCCTCTGACCGGCGCTATCACGTCCATTCCTGGAGCTTCCCCCTGCCTTTTTATGTGCCATTGTCCCTACTCCTGATTAAAATTGAATATCTTCGATCTTCAGGGCCGTATAAGGCTGACGATGCCCCTGTTTTTTGCTGTAACCCTTGCGGCGCTTCTTCTTAAAAACCATTATCTTGTCGGCCCTGGCCTGATCGACGATCTTACCCGTGACCTGTGCCCCGGCTACGGTTGGCTGTCCGATCTTTATATCACCTTCCTTAGCGACGAGAAGCACGTCCGAAAGGGTCACCGCATCTCCTACATTCCCGGCCAACTTTTCTACACGCACGGTATCGCCGGAACTGACTTTGTATTGCTTACCGCCCGTTTTTATTACTGCGTACATTAGCAGACCTCCAGTTACCTCGCAAAAGGTAAAATATGCCTCATACTTATACGAAGAGCGTTGAAATTTAACACATTTTTATGTCGTGTCAAGAGAAAATCGGCTTGTGCGCCAGATAGAGATAGACAAGCCAGCGGTACTATTGATGGAGAAAGTTCAAAGTTTAAAGTTTAAAGTTCAAATGAATGCCAAATACCAAGGCTCAAATAGAATCCGCCGTAGGCGGATCCAGGTTAGGCGTATAGGCTAAAGGGATAGCATACGGGATTACCCATAGGGGTTATCAATTTGACATATAGATTATATCTATTACAGTTGCTGTAAAAAGCCTGTCAGGTTTCGGGGGCAATGGCGCCGGGCGCCCCACGGGCTGCAAACCCGTTGGCCTCATCTAAGAAATGAGGGGTGGGTTCGACCCCCACTTGCCCCCTCCAGATTTATTGCGCTTTGGAGCCCCAAATCCACCGTCTAATTTGGCTATCAAGATTAACATCAGCAGGTTATGGGTATTCCTGAACACCGGCAAAATATTAGATGCAATACGCCGCAAGGAGGAGCGATCGAAGGCAACGCCGCAGATGATGCCTTGATGGTGGATCAGGGGAGCTAGGCCTCGCGCAGATACCGTGCGGCGTCCTCAGGAGGGATAATATTGATGTAAATACTCGTGCCTATCTCAAATCCGGCCGGGGTGGTGAGCCGCGGCGTTATCTCCAGGTACCAGTGAAAAGTATCCAGGGTGTCCGTATCATTCGGCGAGGTAATAATCATGTAGTTGTAAGGTGGATTATTGAGGCAGCGGTGAAGGCGACCCAGGACATCTTTTAATATCGCAGAAAATTGTTCTACCTCGAAACGGCTCATCCTGGCAAAACAGGACCGATGGTTTTTGGGAAGTATCCAGGTTTCAAAGGGAGAGCGGGAAGCAAAAGGGGCAATAGCAGTAAAACTTCCGTTTTCGCAGATCACGCGCTCCTGCAAATTCGTTTCCGTGGCGATGATATCGCAATAGACACATTTATCTCTGTACTCCCGGTATTGTGTCACGCCACGTACTTTACCCCATACTTTTTGTGGGATTATCGGGGTCGCCACTATCTGTGAATGGGGATGTGCCAATGAGCAGCCCGCTGTCACTCCGTGATTCCTGAAGACAAGAAAGTACTTAAGGCGGGTATCTTCGCGTAGCGCATTATAACGGTCAATATAAGACCACACTATGCGCTCGACCTGTTTATCATCCATTGTGGCCAGGGATAGATTATGCTCCGGACATTCTATGACTACTTCATGTGCCCCCACACCGTTCATATGATCATAAATATGATAGTTCTCTCTGTTTAAGTCTCCTTCGCTGATCAATGCCTGG is a window of Thermodesulfobacteriota bacterium DNA encoding:
- the proB gene encoding glutamate 5-kinase; amino-acid sequence: MRLAVLREARRIVVKVGSAVLTAEEGLNREIIENLSAELSRFKREQFDIVLVSSGAIASGLKKIGLLLPPRSIPEKQAVAAVGQSSLILAYEEAFDRYGEKVAQILLTREDLSSRRRYLNARNTIFTLLNWGIIPIINENDTVAVEEIKFGDNDMLAALIASLVEADLLICLTDIDALYDSDPRVNPGARRLSLVENITGQIEKMASGIPGSMGRGGMLSKVKAAKMVSSQGIPTIIANGKVPYILEKIFAGEDYGTLFQPHGQRMTSRKYWIAFTLNPKGILVVDDGAKKAITVNGKSLLPSGITEIKGNFDVGAPIHCVDQTGTAFAAGLVNYASAEIEKIKGHKTQEIAAILGHKDYDEVIHRDNLVILPQS
- the obgE gene encoding GTPase ObgE; amino-acid sequence: MKFVDEAKIFIKAGDGGRGCVSFRREKYIPRGGPNGGDGGKGGDVIFIATNRLHSLLDFKFHQHFKAKKGEHGKGSDKHGKNGADCLVYVPVGTILKELQTREILADLTTDGERFVVARGGIGGLGNARFASSTRQAPRYAQPGQPGEEKQILLDLKLLADVGLIGAPNAGKSTLLSKLTSAKPKIADYPFTTLIPNLGVVESEDYHPFVVADIPGLIEGAHAGLGLGMRFLRHIERTKLLVHVIDASLGPEETIKNWQKINTELSAYGPALAEKTQVVTLNKIDLIMEDDKLKAVKAAFLEKGCPVYFISAAIGKGVEELKEALARRLQQDEYERKD
- the rplU gene encoding 50S ribosomal protein L21, which produces MYAVIKTGGKQYKVSSGDTVRVEKLAGNVGDAVTLSDVLLVAKEGDIKIGQPTVAGAQVTGKIVDQARADKIMVFKKKRRKGYSKKQGHRQPYTALKIEDIQF
- the nadD gene encoding nicotinate-nucleotide adenylyltransferase, with amino-acid sequence MRIGIFGGAFDPIHYGHLRVAEEVYESLDLERVFFLPTATPPHKTAGRITSFAHRIKMVQLAIDGVDHFLVSDIEKEIPGHSYSIETLRRLHAAFEPGTGFYFIIGLDAFVELPTWKEYRQLPSYANFVVVDRPGYSKAELEAVLDQYFPGYTYDDNRKEYLLTGQYSVFYRKTTLFGISSTAVRRAVAEGHSIRFLAPPAVEKYIYQERLYAK
- the rpmA gene encoding 50S ribosomal protein L27; this encodes MAHKKAGGSSRNGRDSAGQRRGVKRFAGQVVKAGNIIVRQLGTRIHPGQNVGTGKDYTLFALIDGLVTFERLGKTKRKVSVYPLPETTH
- the galT gene encoding galactose-1-phosphate uridylyltransferase; translated protein: MPELRKDIVTREWVIISKERAKRPHDFAHTKKALEELPEHDKSCPFCTANEDKTPTEVLAYRPVNSGPNSPGWLLRVTPNKYQALISEGDLNRENYHIYDHMNGVGAHEVVIECPEHNLSLATMDDKQVERIVWSYIDRYNALREDTRLKYFLVFRNHGVTAGCSLAHPHSQIVATPIIPQKVWGKVRGVTQYREYRDKCVYCDIIATETNLQERVICENGSFTAIAPFASRSPFETWILPKNHRSCFARMSRFEVEQFSAILKDVLGRLHRCLNNPPYNYMIITSPNDTDTLDTFHWYLEITPRLTTPAGFEIGTSIYINIIPPEDAARYLREA
- a CDS encoding glutamate-5-semialdehyde dehydrogenase, with product MDIKKLMLDMAKAARDAGRVVAKLPTDTKNNILLSMAEELVKQTKEIQKANEKDLRAAKKKGLSAAFVDRLNLTNKVIKAMADGLAEVAALPDPVGEVLRMWRRPNGLQVGRMRIPLGVIGMIYESRPNVTVDAAALCLKAGNAILLRGGSEAIHSNLVLAGVSQKSLGNFKVPGEAIQVIPVTDREAVKEMLLLEEHIDLIIPRGGESLIRFVAENSRIPVLKHYKGVCHIFVDESADIEIARRVCYNAKVQRPGVCNAMETMLVHEKITRDFLPAMAGDFAKAGVELRGCPKTRKILPQAVPATEEDWPAEYLDLILAVRVVKDMDEAIRHIARYGSNHTEAIITSDYGRARKFLNDVDSSVVLVNASTRFNDGGQLGLGAEIGISTSKLHAFGPMGLEELTGTKFIVFGDGQVRT